Proteins encoded together in one Impatiens glandulifera chromosome 1, dImpGla2.1, whole genome shotgun sequence window:
- the LOC124921821 gene encoding basic form of pathogenesis-related protein 1-like translates to MGLYHLSLALVVTFMAMSMLPQLSTAQNSPQDYVEAHNAARAQVGVGPIAWDENVAAFARSYASQRAGDCNLMHSGGPYGENLAKGFPNFTGRDAVNMWIEEKPFYDYDSNTCVGGECLHYTQVVWRDSVRLGCARVQCNDGSWFVTCNYDPRGNFVGERPY, encoded by the coding sequence ATGGGGCTTTACCATCTCTCACTAGCATTAGTTGTGACATTCATGGCCATGTCAATGCTTCCTCAACTCTCAACTGCCCAAAACTCCCCCCAAGACTATGTTGAGGCCCACAATGCTGCCCGGGCTCAGGTGGGAGTCGGGCCCATCGCTTGGGATGAAAACGTAGCCGCATTTGCTAGAAGTTACGCCAGCCAGAGAGCTGGGGACTGTAATCTCATGCACTCAGGCGGACCATATGGCGAAAACCTTGCAAAAGGTTTCCCGAACTTCACGGGGAGAGATGCTGTGAATATGTGGATCGAGGAGAAACCCTTCTACGACTATGACTCAAACACATGTGTTGGAGGTGAATGCTTACACTATACTCAGGTTGTGTGGCGTGATTCAGTAAGACTAGGATGTGCTAGGGTTCAATGCAATGACGGTTCGTGGTTCGTCACTTGTAACTATGATCCTCGAGGCAACTTTGTTGGGGAGAGACCTTACTAG